The following are encoded in a window of Paenibacillus polymyxa genomic DNA:
- a CDS encoding ComEA family DNA-binding protein produces MKRVWTGTAITLAVIGSGLILFAGGQRSEPQEEWTLLNHKVEKAVAMETEPNESQRSSDYAQKKPGVKEPSDKAERSRNAEAADNVKRDTVQISTSVSAAVSENSIAGNSSTVKQSGVANPSSDTGIVSSSGATTSRTNTVSDSVTTPDSGEKKVNINTATAAELMELPGVGAKKAEAILNYRNQHGAFKRVNDLDHVKGIGAKMLAKMKPYVSL; encoded by the coding sequence ATGAAACGTGTATGGACAGGAACAGCGATAACGCTTGCTGTAATCGGGAGTGGACTTATTTTATTTGCCGGAGGACAGCGCTCTGAGCCGCAAGAAGAGTGGACTTTACTTAACCATAAGGTGGAGAAGGCTGTGGCGATGGAGACAGAGCCAAATGAGTCGCAGCGCAGCAGTGACTACGCCCAGAAAAAGCCTGGTGTAAAAGAACCTTCAGACAAAGCTGAGCGCAGTAGGAATGCCGAAGCCGCTGACAATGTGAAACGTGATACTGTGCAGATTTCTACTAGTGTATCTGCTGCTGTGAGCGAAAACTCTATTGCGGGAAATTCAAGTACCGTAAAGCAGTCAGGTGTTGCGAATCCGAGCTCAGACACAGGTATTGTCAGTTCGAGTGGTGCAACGACGAGTAGGACCAATACGGTAAGTGATTCAGTTACTACACCCGATTCCGGCGAAAAAAAGGTAAACATTAACACGGCGACTGCTGCTGAGTTAATGGAATTACCAGGGGTTGGGGCTAAAAAAGCCGAGGCTATACTGAACTACCGTAATCAGCACGGGGCGTTCAAACGTGTGAACGATTTGGATCATGTAAAGGGAATCGGAGCTAAAATGTTGGCTAAAATGAAGCCGTATGTCAGTTTGTAA
- a CDS encoding S1 RNA-binding domain-containing protein has protein sequence MSLIAGTYVTIMVDREVSPFGYFLTVGEQDVLLHYTELTREIEVGERLEVFIFHDTEDRLAATMKKPFLSLGEMAKLEVADVHPRLGCFLEMGLGRQLLLPIRELPENRDLHPRVGDYVYAIMEHDKQGRLRAKLAGEQELAPLCFHAPDSWLNTWVQATVYKPLQMGTFVLVDGGVLGFGAIGMIHSSERNRMLRLGEEVKVRVTLVREDGRVNLAMSPRKEVGRDEDADRLIAFLKERPGGGMPYSDATPPDIIKQRFGISKSAFKRAMGKLMKEGMVTQKENWTYLVEKMPKPKDGNGE, from the coding sequence ATGAGTTTGATCGCCGGTACTTATGTCACCATTATGGTGGATCGTGAGGTATCTCCTTTCGGCTACTTTCTCACTGTTGGTGAGCAGGATGTGCTGCTGCATTATACGGAGCTGACACGTGAAATTGAAGTTGGTGAACGGTTGGAGGTATTTATTTTTCACGATACAGAGGACCGCTTGGCCGCAACCATGAAAAAGCCGTTCTTGTCGTTGGGCGAAATGGCAAAGCTTGAGGTGGCCGATGTGCATCCGCGTTTGGGTTGTTTCCTAGAGATGGGATTGGGTCGTCAGCTTTTGCTGCCGATTCGTGAGTTGCCAGAAAACCGAGATTTACATCCTCGGGTGGGCGACTACGTATATGCCATTATGGAGCATGACAAGCAAGGCAGACTGCGGGCTAAGCTGGCAGGGGAACAGGAGCTTGCTCCGTTGTGCTTCCACGCCCCTGATTCGTGGCTGAATACGTGGGTACAGGCGACTGTGTACAAGCCGCTTCAAATGGGTACATTCGTTCTGGTGGACGGAGGTGTGCTTGGTTTTGGCGCGATTGGGATGATTCACTCCTCGGAACGCAACCGGATGCTTCGCTTGGGCGAAGAGGTCAAGGTAAGGGTCACACTTGTTCGCGAAGACGGTCGGGTCAATCTGGCGATGTCGCCACGCAAGGAAGTAGGCCGTGATGAGGATGCAGATCGATTGATTGCTTTTCTGAAGGAGCGTCCGGGTGGCGGCATGCCTTACTCCGACGCAACGCCGCCGGATATTATCAAGCAACGGTTTGGTATTAGTAAATCCGCCTTCAAGCGTGCGATGGGCAAGCTGATGAAGGAAGGAATGGTTACACAAAAGGAAAACTGGACCTACCTGGTGGAGAAAATGCCGAAACCGAAGGACGGGAATGGGGAATAA
- a CDS encoding tautomerase family protein — MAQIKIFGIKEALNPIKKQLSEVIHSAVVDAFKYPPDKRFHRFFPMDQEDFIYADGRSEAYTIIEISIFEGRTTEAKKQLIQLLFQRITDHFGIAPQDLEITIFETPKQNWGIRGVPGDELQLNYKVNI, encoded by the coding sequence ATGGCACAGATTAAAATTTTCGGAATAAAAGAAGCTCTAAATCCAATCAAAAAGCAGCTTTCAGAGGTGATTCATTCTGCTGTGGTGGATGCGTTCAAATATCCTCCAGACAAGAGGTTTCATCGTTTTTTCCCTATGGATCAGGAAGACTTTATATATGCCGATGGTCGCTCTGAGGCGTACACCATTATTGAAATCAGTATCTTTGAAGGCAGAACGACAGAAGCTAAGAAGCAGCTCATCCAGCTGTTATTCCAACGAATTACGGACCATTTTGGCATTGCTCCACAGGATCTTGAGATTACTATATTTGAAACGCCCAAACAGAACTGGGGTATTCGGGGTGTACCGGGTGATGAGCTTCAGTTGAACTATAAAGTGAATATATGA
- a CDS encoding deoxycytidylate deaminase encodes MSADVRKDWDTYFMDIAYMVSTRSRCARRHVGAVLVQGKKLLGTAYNGAPSGVPDCSEAGCMISEEYEVVHRDGREEMVKKQRCIRTIHAEQNLLLFTDRIDREGSSVYVTDQPCWTCANMLANSGIVEIVYHRPYPKDADKVRAMMEEKGIAFRMLKTYHPPKETLMDVMN; translated from the coding sequence ATGAGTGCAGATGTACGCAAGGACTGGGACACCTATTTCATGGATATCGCTTATATGGTATCCACCCGTTCGCGCTGTGCGCGGCGTCATGTTGGAGCCGTACTTGTACAAGGTAAAAAGCTTTTGGGGACGGCCTATAATGGAGCACCATCCGGGGTACCTGACTGTTCTGAGGCAGGCTGCATGATCTCAGAGGAGTATGAGGTCGTTCACCGTGATGGGCGCGAGGAAATGGTTAAGAAGCAGCGTTGTATTCGCACTATTCATGCGGAGCAGAACCTGCTGCTGTTTACTGACCGAATTGATCGTGAAGGCTCTTCAGTATATGTCACCGACCAGCCATGCTGGACATGTGCCAATATGTTGGCGAACAGCGGTATTGTGGAGATTGTATACCACCGACCTTATCCCAAAGATGCCGACAAGGTTCGTGCTATGATGGAGGAAAAGGGAATCGCCTTTCGTATGCTGAAAACCTATCATCCACCAAAAGAAACGCTGATGGATGTAATGAATTAA
- the yqeK gene encoding bis(5'-nucleosyl)-tetraphosphatase (symmetrical) YqeK, with protein MKYSREQLMEAVSGQMPEKRWKHTLGVMHTSVELAKRYGADPDKAELAAILHDVAKYWPVQQMEEVIRSHPECDQELLEHDKQLWHSEVGYCVAARDYGVDDPEIRNAIRWHTSGRVGMSLLDKVVCLADYIEPGRDFPGVEHIRKQAKKSLEQGLIAGFDSTISLLLEKKKVIFPLTVLSRNDLIQQLKQRKTEVHE; from the coding sequence ATGAAGTACAGCCGTGAGCAATTAATGGAAGCCGTATCTGGTCAAATGCCTGAAAAGCGCTGGAAGCACACACTAGGTGTTATGCATACCTCAGTGGAGCTTGCGAAGCGCTATGGAGCAGATCCGGATAAGGCAGAACTGGCGGCTATTTTGCATGATGTAGCAAAATATTGGCCTGTTCAGCAGATGGAAGAGGTGATTCGCAGTCATCCCGAATGTGATCAGGAGCTTTTGGAACATGACAAGCAGCTCTGGCATTCAGAGGTAGGATACTGCGTTGCAGCAAGAGATTACGGAGTGGATGATCCGGAAATAAGGAATGCGATTCGCTGGCATACGTCAGGACGCGTAGGTATGAGCCTGCTGGATAAAGTCGTGTGTCTCGCTGATTACATCGAACCGGGACGGGATTTTCCGGGGGTTGAGCATATCCGTAAACAGGCAAAGAAAAGCTTGGAGCAGGGCCTTATCGCTGGATTTGACTCCACGATTTCATTGTTGCTGGAAAAGAAAAAGGTTATTTTTCCACTAACAGTCTTGTCGCGTAATGACTTGATTCAACAACTAAAACAGAGAAAAACGGAGGTTCATGAATGA
- a CDS encoding class I SAM-dependent DNA methyltransferase, producing MASYRKFAYVYDELMQDMPYPDWLRFARQAWDQYGMPHTVAELGCGTGSITIPLVNSGFEVSGIDLSSDMLAVARRKMETTPQGQRLFREGSVRWIQQDMREWILPEPVDSVISFCDCLNYLLEEEDIISTFRRTHAGLKPGGTFLFDVHHPQTFLRYDEEQPFVLDDRSISYIWTCALDTPRCEIEHHLSIFAKAEHEGRDLYQRFEEIHVQRAYDPDWMKAELSKAGFRDVKVYADFEWVEAEGDAARLFYVAVK from the coding sequence ATGGCTTCTTACCGGAAGTTTGCCTATGTGTATGATGAGCTGATGCAGGACATGCCGTACCCGGACTGGTTACGCTTTGCACGGCAGGCTTGGGATCAGTACGGTATGCCGCATACGGTGGCTGAGCTGGGCTGTGGAACGGGTTCGATTACGATTCCCCTAGTTAACTCGGGCTTCGAAGTGTCTGGAATCGACTTATCCTCTGACATGCTGGCAGTAGCCCGTCGCAAAATGGAAACCACTCCCCAGGGACAGCGATTGTTTCGTGAGGGAAGCGTTCGCTGGATACAGCAGGATATGAGAGAATGGATTTTACCCGAGCCTGTGGATTCTGTAATTTCTTTTTGCGATTGTCTGAATTACTTGTTGGAGGAAGAAGATATAATTTCTACTTTTCGTAGAACTCATGCTGGTCTGAAGCCTGGCGGAACCTTCTTGTTCGATGTACATCATCCCCAGACGTTTTTACGTTATGATGAAGAGCAGCCATTCGTACTGGATGATCGCTCTATCTCATATATCTGGACATGTGCGTTGGACACTCCCCGTTGTGAAATTGAGCATCATCTTAGTATCTTTGCGAAAGCAGAACATGAAGGACGCGATCTATACCAGCGTTTCGAGGAAATACATGTACAGCGTGCCTATGACCCAGACTGGATGAAGGCAGAATTGTCCAAAGCAGGTTTTCGTGATGTGAAGGTATATGCGGATTTTGAATGGGTAGAAGCAGAAGGTGACGCGGCGAGACTGTTTTATGTTGCTGTAAAATAG
- the comER gene encoding late competence protein ComER → MKVGFIGTGSMGSLLIESFINSNALKPQQISASNRTHSKVTELARRYPGLHAAQSNRETAAESDVLFICVKPLESKAVTDEIRNVITEEQIVVSITSPVQIRILEHALKAKVSKIIPSITHQVGSGASLCIHGSRITEEDRTLLEELMSHISRPIRVKESYTRITSDFSSCGPAFLAFFMDQWIQAAVQATGIDRTELCALAGEMIIGTGKLLTEGGMTPAELQARVAVPGGITAEALALLDISLHSVFPELIQATHNKYEEDMQKVDVSFGLKPINRQQY, encoded by the coding sequence ATGAAAGTTGGATTTATCGGGACTGGCAGCATGGGAAGTCTGCTAATTGAGTCTTTTATTAATTCTAACGCACTCAAGCCGCAGCAAATATCAGCAAGCAATCGAACGCATTCCAAGGTAACCGAGCTAGCCCGTCGCTATCCAGGTTTGCATGCAGCCCAAAGCAACCGTGAAACGGCAGCGGAAAGCGATGTTCTGTTTATCTGTGTGAAGCCGCTGGAATCAAAAGCCGTAACGGATGAAATACGCAACGTCATTACAGAAGAGCAAATCGTCGTATCTATCACAAGCCCGGTGCAGATTCGTATTTTGGAGCATGCACTGAAAGCCAAAGTGTCCAAAATTATTCCAAGTATCACCCACCAAGTGGGCAGCGGAGCCTCGCTGTGCATCCATGGAAGCCGGATTACAGAGGAGGATCGCACCCTTCTGGAAGAGCTTATGTCCCACATCAGCAGGCCGATTCGGGTTAAAGAATCTTATACTCGGATCACGTCGGATTTTTCGAGTTGTGGTCCTGCTTTCTTGGCCTTTTTTATGGACCAGTGGATTCAAGCCGCAGTTCAAGCTACAGGTATAGACCGTACGGAGCTATGCGCCCTGGCCGGTGAAATGATCATCGGCACTGGAAAGCTGCTCACGGAAGGCGGGATGACACCAGCCGAGTTACAGGCCAGAGTGGCGGTTCCCGGAGGTATTACCGCCGAAGCTCTCGCATTGTTGGACATCAGCCTGCATAGCGTCTTTCCCGAGCTGATACAGGCCACGCACAACAAGTATGAAGAGGACATGCAAAAGGTAGATGTCTCCTTCGGCTTAAAGCCGATTAACCGGCAACAATATTAA
- the leuS gene encoding leucine--tRNA ligase, with product MTDTQPKHGYQPQSIEPKWQKYWDENKTFRTGEEAGKPKFYALDMFPYPSGAGLHVGHPEGYTATDIVSRYKRMRGYNVLHPMGWDAFGLPAEQHALDTGEHPREITVKNVNNFRRQIKSLGFSYDWDREISTTDPDYYKWTQWIFIQLYKRGLAYVAEVPVNWCPALGTVLANEEVIDGKSERGGHPVVRKPMRQWMLKITEYADRLLDDLEELDWSESIKDMQRNWIGKSTGAEVRFPIEGYDEQLTVFTTRPDTLFGASYCVLAPEQELVDIITTPEQKDAVQQYREQAARKSDLERTDLAKDKTGVFTGAYAVNPVNGEKLPIWIADYVLAGYGTGAIMAVPAHDTRDWEFAKQFGLNIIEVVQGGDVANEPYTEDGPHVNSGPLNGLTNEEAIPKMIEWLEAEGKGHGKVTYRLRDWLFSRQRYWGEPIPVIHLEDGTIKTVPEDQLPLVLPEMDNIKPSGTGESPLANATDWVETIDPETGMKARRETNTMPQWAGSCWYYLRFIDPKNDKELVSKEKQREWMPVDLYIGGAEHAVLHLLYARFWHKVLYDIGVVETKEPFYKLVNQGMILGNNNEKMSKSRGNVINPDDIVNTFGADTLRIYEMFMGPLEATKPWNENGVEGAHRFLSRVWRLFVSEDGSLNDKITNDGGSDEFNRTWHKTLKKVTEDLDALRFNTAISQLMIFTNDAYKADLLPRAAMENFVQMLSPLAPHLAEELWQLLGHNDSITYAAWPAYDEAWTVDAEVEIVVQVNGKIVQRATIAKDLDAKAMEAFAVSLDNVQQALAGKTIRKVIAVPGKLVNIVAG from the coding sequence ATGACAGACACACAGCCGAAGCACGGCTATCAACCGCAAAGTATTGAACCAAAATGGCAGAAATATTGGGATGAGAACAAGACGTTCCGCACCGGGGAAGAGGCGGGCAAACCGAAGTTTTATGCTTTGGATATGTTTCCGTACCCATCTGGAGCCGGCCTGCATGTAGGCCACCCAGAGGGCTACACAGCTACGGATATTGTTTCACGTTATAAAAGAATGCGCGGCTACAACGTACTGCATCCGATGGGTTGGGACGCCTTCGGTCTGCCTGCCGAGCAGCATGCGCTGGATACAGGGGAGCACCCACGCGAAATTACGGTGAAAAACGTAAATAACTTCCGCCGTCAAATCAAATCGCTCGGCTTCTCCTACGACTGGGATCGTGAAATCAGCACGACGGACCCTGATTATTACAAATGGACACAGTGGATCTTCATCCAGCTGTACAAGCGCGGCCTTGCATATGTAGCCGAAGTACCCGTGAACTGGTGCCCAGCGCTGGGAACAGTGCTGGCGAATGAAGAAGTTATTGACGGTAAGAGTGAGCGTGGCGGTCATCCGGTCGTCCGTAAACCAATGCGTCAATGGATGCTGAAAATTACGGAATACGCGGATCGTCTGCTGGATGATCTGGAGGAACTGGATTGGTCTGAGAGTATTAAGGATATGCAGCGGAACTGGATCGGTAAGTCTACCGGGGCAGAGGTTCGTTTTCCAATTGAAGGCTATGACGAGCAACTCACAGTATTTACAACCCGCCCAGATACACTGTTCGGCGCAAGCTACTGTGTGCTGGCACCAGAGCAGGAATTAGTGGATATTATCACTACGCCTGAGCAAAAGGATGCTGTACAACAGTACCGTGAACAAGCTGCTCGTAAAAGCGATCTGGAGCGTACGGATCTGGCCAAGGATAAAACAGGCGTATTCACAGGAGCTTATGCAGTGAACCCGGTGAACGGCGAAAAGCTGCCGATCTGGATTGCTGACTATGTACTGGCAGGCTACGGAACTGGAGCGATTATGGCTGTACCTGCTCACGATACGCGTGACTGGGAATTTGCCAAGCAATTCGGATTGAATATCATTGAGGTTGTCCAAGGTGGAGATGTGGCTAATGAGCCATATACTGAGGATGGACCGCACGTCAATTCAGGCCCGCTGAATGGACTTACCAATGAGGAAGCGATTCCGAAGATGATTGAATGGCTGGAAGCCGAGGGCAAAGGACACGGCAAAGTCACCTACCGCCTGCGTGACTGGCTGTTCAGCCGTCAACGCTATTGGGGCGAGCCGATTCCGGTAATTCATCTGGAGGATGGAACGATCAAAACGGTTCCTGAGGACCAACTTCCGCTCGTACTGCCGGAGATGGACAATATCAAGCCTTCAGGTACAGGTGAATCCCCGCTGGCGAACGCAACAGATTGGGTAGAAACCATTGATCCTGAGACAGGTATGAAAGCACGTCGCGAGACGAATACAATGCCTCAATGGGCAGGAAGTTGCTGGTATTACCTGCGCTTTATTGATCCGAAAAATGATAAAGAGCTTGTATCCAAAGAGAAACAACGTGAATGGATGCCTGTTGATTTGTATATTGGCGGAGCGGAACATGCGGTTCTTCACTTGCTGTATGCCCGTTTCTGGCATAAGGTACTGTATGATATCGGCGTAGTGGAAACAAAAGAGCCTTTTTATAAGCTGGTCAACCAGGGTATGATTTTGGGCAACAACAATGAAAAAATGAGTAAATCACGCGGTAATGTCATTAATCCTGATGATATTGTCAATACGTTTGGCGCCGATACGCTGCGTATTTATGAGATGTTTATGGGGCCGCTGGAAGCGACCAAGCCATGGAATGAGAATGGGGTAGAGGGAGCACATCGTTTTCTGTCCCGCGTATGGCGCCTGTTTGTTTCCGAGGATGGTAGCCTGAATGATAAAATTACAAATGACGGCGGTAGCGATGAGTTCAATCGTACTTGGCATAAAACGCTGAAAAAAGTAACCGAAGATCTGGATGCGCTGCGCTTCAATACAGCGATCAGCCAGCTGATGATCTTCACCAACGATGCATACAAAGCAGACCTTCTGCCGCGTGCAGCAATGGAAAACTTCGTGCAAATGCTGTCGCCGCTTGCACCCCATCTGGCTGAGGAATTGTGGCAGCTGCTGGGGCACAATGATAGCATTACCTACGCGGCTTGGCCTGCTTATGATGAAGCGTGGACGGTGGACGCCGAAGTGGAAATTGTTGTGCAAGTAAATGGTAAAATCGTACAGCGTGCAACGATTGCTAAGGACCTTGATGCTAAAGCGATGGAGGCATTCGCTGTGTCGTTGGACAATGTTCAGCAGGCACTGGCCGGCAAAACGATCCGCAAGGTAATTGCTGTTCCAGGTAAGCTGGTTAATATTGTTGCCGGTTAA
- the rsfS gene encoding ribosome silencing factor, producing the protein MTLTNEQLMQTAVDAANDKKAMNVVALDLRGISLVADYFVICHGNSDTQVQAIATEIRKRAHDEGVTIKGIEGMDSARWVLMDLGDVVVHVFHRDEREYYNIERLWSDAKVVEKV; encoded by the coding sequence ATGACCCTAACTAATGAGCAATTAATGCAAACAGCGGTTGATGCTGCAAATGATAAAAAGGCAATGAATGTTGTCGCACTGGATTTGCGGGGAATATCACTAGTAGCTGATTATTTTGTCATCTGCCACGGTAATTCGGATACACAGGTACAGGCGATTGCAACAGAAATTCGCAAACGCGCTCATGATGAAGGTGTAACCATCAAAGGAATCGAAGGAATGGATTCCGCCCGTTGGGTTCTAATGGATTTGGGGGATGTCGTAGTGCATGTCTTCCATCGCGACGAGCGCGAATACTATAACATTGAACGACTCTGGTCGGATGCTAAGGTTGTGGAAAAGGTATGA
- a CDS encoding ComEC/Rec2 family competence protein produces the protein MKIPIRHMVLLWLAFSGGGFHWFWHDTHNVSSIPDALHVSSSMVEDMPVQVAGLIASEVQVDGDRTQFEMRVTSINHYGSHSKKDENRTPISEQVIVHIKLAAKQEQQLAAAWQRGDAVVLRGTLKAPTKAGNFGSFDYSEYLHTQEIHWLFKGDGAASLQKQEASLWNRYTLFRWNDQLREQLGQRMESAFTSLHHAGYMKGLVLGVTDELDPATYNEFTKLGLTHILAISGMHVAVYAATLLYLLKLLRVSRETSLTVVLILIPAYVLLTGASPSVVRAGIMAMIGLFAARRGVLKDGLNILSISALLMLIWNPYYLLSVSFQLSFLVTGGLLIYMPLMKPFFAKWPFLIGGEVAITITAQLVSFPMTVFYFNQFSLLSLAANFVLVPLITYIVLPIGTVAMGLSFLWGDGARILAWPAEQLNDLTFLLVKWLNVDDAYVSIWPSSSILWVMAYYAALYSVLYWLKTWLTSRRQTDDNSVLNSTPISSPVYTGLAASAEWAAVLNIAHEPEGAGKFARRQWNGYRHLALALSVIAWLGILYTGYQSPGGRNTGVVQYLDVGQGDSILITTPGGKHILVDGGGTMDFATGKNAWRKRADPYEVGEDTIVPLLKQRGVHRLDAVILTHGDHDHAGGLQAVLDQIPVSTLFFNGTLTDKAPFRKLLNTALDKQIKLYGAHHSMEWEPDQATKIRFLYPFTLPEDESEQLPVMKEQNHYSVAMILEMEGASFLFTGDMDDAAESSLLSELTRFSSSVKDKGVTGAVGKAVDVMKIAHHGSKYSTSEEWLSYWRPKVSVISVGATNTYGHPNEAVLERLSAVDSAIYRTDTMGEIQIRAQQGKLSVRYQRKQYKTDTNTTTY, from the coding sequence ATGAAAATCCCCATCCGGCATATGGTATTACTTTGGCTTGCATTCAGCGGTGGTGGATTTCATTGGTTTTGGCATGATACGCATAATGTTAGCAGTATTCCCGATGCTCTTCATGTATCGTCTTCTATGGTGGAAGACATGCCTGTTCAAGTAGCAGGGCTTATCGCTTCTGAAGTACAGGTAGATGGTGATCGAACACAGTTTGAGATGAGAGTCACCTCAATCAATCACTACGGAAGTCATTCGAAAAAGGACGAGAATCGTACACCAATTTCTGAACAGGTCATTGTTCATATCAAGTTGGCTGCCAAGCAGGAACAGCAACTTGCGGCAGCGTGGCAACGTGGAGATGCAGTCGTACTGCGTGGCACCTTAAAGGCTCCTACAAAAGCGGGGAACTTTGGTAGCTTTGATTATAGTGAATACCTGCACACACAGGAAATCCACTGGCTTTTCAAAGGCGATGGAGCAGCCTCGTTACAGAAGCAGGAGGCTTCACTGTGGAACCGCTACACTTTGTTCAGATGGAATGATCAGCTAAGGGAGCAACTAGGGCAGAGAATGGAATCGGCATTTACATCACTTCATCACGCAGGATATATGAAAGGACTGGTGCTTGGAGTAACAGATGAGTTGGACCCAGCAACGTATAACGAGTTTACGAAGCTTGGTTTAACGCATATTTTAGCAATATCGGGCATGCATGTGGCGGTATATGCAGCTACACTATTATATTTACTCAAGCTACTAAGAGTTAGCCGCGAGACATCTCTTACAGTCGTTTTGATACTCATTCCGGCTTATGTCCTGCTGACAGGTGCTTCTCCCTCTGTTGTGAGGGCGGGAATTATGGCGATGATCGGCTTGTTTGCAGCCCGACGAGGTGTGCTCAAAGACGGACTTAATATTTTAAGTATATCCGCGTTGCTCATGCTGATTTGGAATCCATATTATCTACTTAGCGTCAGCTTTCAGCTTTCCTTTTTGGTGACAGGTGGGTTGCTCATTTATATGCCGCTTATGAAGCCGTTTTTCGCCAAATGGCCTTTCCTAATCGGAGGTGAGGTTGCGATTACAATTACGGCACAGCTTGTTTCGTTTCCAATGACGGTATTCTACTTTAATCAATTTTCGCTGTTATCACTTGCGGCCAATTTTGTGCTTGTACCCCTTATTACATATATCGTGCTTCCGATAGGTACGGTGGCGATGGGGCTTTCCTTTTTGTGGGGGGATGGGGCTCGTATTCTTGCGTGGCCGGCAGAGCAATTGAACGATTTAACCTTTTTACTAGTGAAATGGCTGAATGTGGATGATGCTTATGTGAGTATTTGGCCGTCTTCCTCCATCCTGTGGGTCATGGCGTATTACGCAGCTCTGTATAGTGTTCTGTACTGGCTTAAAACGTGGCTGACATCTCGCAGGCAAACAGACGATAATTCTGTTTTGAATTCCACGCCCATATCATCACCCGTGTATACGGGATTAGCGGCTTCTGCCGAATGGGCTGCTGTTTTGAATATAGCTCATGAACCTGAGGGAGCAGGGAAATTTGCGCGTCGACAGTGGAATGGTTATCGTCATTTGGCACTGGCTCTAAGTGTTATCGCCTGGCTTGGCATATTGTATACAGGTTATCAATCTCCTGGTGGGAGAAATACGGGGGTGGTTCAATATCTGGATGTGGGCCAAGGTGACAGCATTCTAATTACCACGCCGGGCGGGAAACATATTTTGGTAGATGGCGGGGGTACAATGGACTTTGCTACAGGGAAAAATGCTTGGCGCAAACGCGCAGATCCCTACGAGGTAGGTGAAGATACGATTGTACCCTTGCTAAAGCAACGAGGTGTACATCGGCTGGACGCTGTCATTTTAACACACGGAGATCATGATCATGCCGGAGGACTACAGGCTGTGCTTGACCAGATTCCCGTATCTACCTTGTTTTTTAATGGTACCCTGACAGATAAAGCCCCATTCCGTAAGCTGTTGAACACGGCTTTAGACAAGCAGATTAAGCTGTACGGTGCACATCATAGTATGGAATGGGAGCCAGACCAGGCTACGAAAATCCGCTTTCTCTATCCGTTTACGCTACCGGAGGACGAATCTGAGCAGTTGCCTGTTATGAAGGAGCAAAATCATTACTCTGTTGCCATGATATTAGAGATGGAGGGAGCCTCGTTTTTGTTCACAGGAGATATGGATGATGCAGCAGAGTCGTCGTTGCTCTCTGAATTAACTCGTTTTTCATCAAGTGTGAAAGATAAGGGAGTAACGGGGGCTGTCGGGAAAGCTGTAGATGTCATGAAAATAGCACATCACGGTAGCAAGTATTCCACCTCGGAAGAGTGGTTATCCTACTGGCGACCGAAAGTATCCGTTATTTCGGTCGGTGCGACCAATACTTACGGACATCCGAATGAAGCGGTATTGGAACGTTTATCGGCAGTTGATTCTGCTATATATCGAACAGATACGATGGGAGAGATACAGATTCGAGCACAGCAAGGAAAACTGAGTGTGCGCTACCAACGCAAACAGTACAAAACAGATACTAATACAACAACATACTAA
- the nadD gene encoding nicotinate-nucleotide adenylyltransferase, which produces MKIGIMGGTFDPIHIGHLLAGEAARDAYGLDQVWFMPSHIPPHKHQAGASGKERLEMTSEAVAGHPAFEVLDIEVLRGGVSYTIDTIKELQELHSAVDFYFIIGADMVNYLPHWQGIEELAQRICFIGVRRPGFQLALDELPHYLKDKVLLADMPVVDISSTDIRERAAEGRTIRYLVPDRVHDYITRGCLYEVQP; this is translated from the coding sequence ATGAAAATCGGTATTATGGGTGGTACATTTGACCCGATTCATATTGGACATCTGCTGGCTGGAGAAGCGGCAAGAGATGCCTATGGGCTGGATCAAGTATGGTTTATGCCTTCTCATATCCCTCCGCACAAGCATCAGGCGGGGGCGAGCGGTAAGGAACGTCTGGAGATGACGAGTGAAGCGGTGGCGGGTCATCCTGCTTTTGAAGTGCTGGATATTGAAGTGCTTCGCGGGGGAGTATCCTATACCATTGACACGATCAAGGAGCTTCAGGAGTTGCACTCTGCTGTGGATTTTTATTTTATTATTGGTGCGGATATGGTGAACTACTTGCCTCATTGGCAGGGAATTGAGGAGCTGGCGCAGCGAATTTGTTTTATTGGTGTTCGGCGCCCAGGGTTCCAGCTTGCGTTGGATGAGTTGCCGCATTATTTGAAGGACAAGGTACTGCTGGCGGATATGCCGGTGGTGGATATTTCGTCGACGGATATTCGAGAGCGTGCTGCGGAAGGGCGCACTATCCGTTATCTTGTGCCTGATCGTGTGCATGACTATATTACAAGGGGCTGTTTGTATGAAGTACAGCCGTGA